A genome region from Thermomonospora amylolytica includes the following:
- a CDS encoding LysR family transcriptional regulator encodes MNLASLDLNLLVALRALLEERNVTRAGRRIGLSQPATSAALARLRHHFGDPLLVRTGNSHELTPLGTALRAPAAAACDLLERLFNSRADFDPATGRREFTLLASDYAIAVFGAGLARAVHDRAPGVRLHFRHVGTEVIEDTDTALSAVDGVLMPHGVISGLPTVELYRDRWVCLVSGDHPEIGDEITLDDLARLPWVVYRRPFDTPVTRQLAMLGLEPRVEVSVQSFQSLPALVAGTRRVALIQERLARRLHPVAPVRILPCPFEAVPLQEALWWHPVHTQDAAHIWLRETAARIAAEMDELPDQDG; translated from the coding sequence ATGAATCTCGCCAGCCTCGATCTGAATCTGCTGGTCGCCCTGCGCGCCCTGCTCGAGGAGCGCAACGTCACCCGGGCCGGCCGGCGGATCGGGCTGAGCCAGCCCGCCACCAGCGCGGCGCTGGCCCGGCTGCGCCACCACTTCGGCGATCCGCTGCTGGTGCGGACCGGCAACAGCCACGAGCTGACCCCGCTGGGCACCGCCCTGCGCGCGCCTGCCGCCGCCGCCTGCGACCTGCTGGAACGGCTGTTCAACAGCCGGGCCGACTTCGACCCGGCCACCGGGCGGCGCGAGTTCACGCTGCTGGCCTCCGACTACGCGATCGCGGTGTTCGGCGCCGGGCTGGCCCGCGCGGTGCACGACCGGGCGCCGGGCGTGCGGCTGCACTTCCGGCACGTGGGCACGGAGGTCATCGAGGACACCGACACCGCGCTGTCGGCGGTGGACGGGGTGCTGATGCCGCACGGCGTGATCAGCGGGCTCCCGACCGTGGAGCTGTACCGGGACCGGTGGGTGTGCCTGGTCTCCGGCGACCATCCCGAGATCGGCGACGAGATCACCCTCGACGATCTGGCCCGCCTGCCCTGGGTGGTCTACCGGCGCCCGTTCGACACCCCGGTCACCCGGCAGCTCGCCATGCTCGGCCTGGAGCCGCGGGTCGAGGTGTCCGTGCAGAGCTTCCAGTCGCTGCCCGCCCTGGTCGCCGGCACCCGCCGGGTCGCCCTGATCCAGGAACGCCTGGCCCGCCGGCTGCACCCGGTGGCCCCGGTGCGGATTCTGCCCTGTCCCTTCGAGGCGGTGCCGCTCCAGGAGGCGCTGTGGTGGCACCCGGTGCACACCCAGGACGCCGCCCACATCTGGCTGCGCGAGACCGCCGCCCGGATCGCCGCCGAGATGGACGAACTCCCGGACCAGGACGGTTGA
- a CDS encoding helix-turn-helix domain-containing protein, which yields MERAASLLLHTDQPITRIGQAVGWADQNYFARRFKAHYGLTATTYRRRFRHRAVRL from the coding sequence GTGGAACGGGCGGCGTCCCTGCTGCTGCACACCGACCAGCCGATCACCCGGATCGGGCAGGCGGTGGGCTGGGCCGACCAGAACTACTTCGCCCGCCGGTTCAAGGCCCACTACGGGCTGACCGCGACCACGTACCGGCGGCGGTTCCGGCACCGGGCGGTGCGGTTGTGA
- a CDS encoding IclR family transcriptional regulator has product MARSSSGESVLTRVVRIFESFGPDSPVLTVSEIGRRARLPLATVSRMVDEMTRHGLLARDERRRVRIGTRMWELAERASPMLRLRETAVPFMGDLQSVVGHSTQLGVLDGTEVLFVERFTAPGSVVNLTRIAGRMPLNASSSGLVLLAHAPADLRERVVRGPLPAFTDATIVDERTLRATLADVRARGFAFCPGHVHPDATGIAVPVRASGQVVAALGLVVPNDDQAWSLIRPLQLTGLALSRALSTHR; this is encoded by the coding sequence GTGGCCAGGTCGTCCAGCGGGGAGTCGGTGCTCACCCGGGTCGTGCGGATCTTCGAGTCGTTCGGCCCCGACTCCCCCGTGCTCACGGTCAGCGAGATCGGCCGGCGGGCCCGGCTGCCGCTGGCCACGGTCTCCCGGATGGTGGACGAGATGACCCGGCACGGGCTGCTGGCGCGGGACGAGCGGCGGCGGGTGCGGATCGGCACCCGGATGTGGGAGCTGGCCGAGCGGGCCTCACCGATGCTGCGGCTGCGCGAGACGGCGGTGCCGTTCATGGGCGACCTGCAGTCGGTGGTCGGGCACTCCACCCAGCTCGGCGTGCTGGACGGCACCGAGGTGCTGTTCGTCGAGCGGTTCACCGCGCCCGGCTCGGTCGTCAACCTCACCCGGATCGCCGGGCGGATGCCGCTGAACGCCTCCTCGTCGGGTCTGGTGCTGCTCGCCCATGCCCCGGCGGACCTGCGCGAACGGGTGGTGCGGGGGCCGCTGCCCGCGTTCACCGACGCGACGATCGTCGACGAGCGGACGCTGCGGGCCACGCTCGCCGACGTGCGCGCCCGCGGGTTCGCGTTCTGTCCCGGGCACGTCCACCCGGACGCCACCGGCATCGCCGTGCCGGTCCGGGCGTCCGGGCAGGTGGTGGCGGCGCTGGGCCTGGTCGTCCCCAACGACGACCAGGCCTGGTCCCTGATCCGCCCGCTCCAGCTCACCGGCCTGGCCCTCAGCCGCGCCCTCAGCACGCACAGGTGA
- a CDS encoding nSTAND1 domain-containing NTPase has translation MERRDNAAAQDGVRDRIARLVRSTGAGARRWTPPVLMAVLCAGSLSPLLIAGMGASALATVGVGTAAAVGGNVLTDVIRGALEWMRGRDAQPSREDVESELERRIEEVLQAGGERADRLRADIAEVLRQVGAVGAAVEAAVAAGDREVLDGLSAGLAELGGRFEEFGFLRTELASGLAAIQEDLDRQGAVQQTILNLLNRQATDMRRLREDVIARGARDTGARPGSGMRWEHGCPYPGLVPFTEDRAEVFYGREQTTAELVGLLVRRPAGITVVTGASGAGKSSLLQAGLLPALARGSLSPRSAHWPRLTLTPGQAPISRLAAALAALAGADATAVRRSLTTDPQDAHLLVAQAVRADAARRDLPEPGRLVLIVDQFEALFTSAQDENAEEQAAFVTALHAAATTATAPDEAPPALVVLAVRSDYVDRCADFPPLAEALDKGRFVVGPMADEDLRRAITGPADAAGLEIEPGLTDAILAELRSPAGGYPAGALPLLSQAMLMTWEHREDGRLTSRGYAHTGGVGDAVAASAETTYEELTESQRELAERVFRELTVVFGDGRLARRAVERTALRSSLPDGAHADLDHVVETFARRRLLLVAETTVEISHDILLTVWDRLREWLAKDVEDLALHGRLLTTAGEWDHDGRDPSYLYTGARLADVRAAQSRWRADPDRYPALPDVPREFIAASVRAEIRRTRRRQAAVGALAALLAVAVAAAVVAVRAARTADEQRNLAVARLLISESAALRDSDPHLALQLGVAAERTHPGPETRAHLVDTLVTGRYAGRLPASAKGTAGLAFSPDGRTLAASATGTVQLWRMDASGRHRRAGTLPLEQHGRAIVPLFSPDGRLLIIANGDEAVMLWDVSDPARPVRRPAPGLVYDSTDTIVSTALSPDGRTLAVGDDERRVILWNIADPARATRLATISRVWAGREQVDSLAFSPDGRTLAAGGDKAVVLYDVSDAARPTPRGRPLAASSPVAFPARRPLLATQDVSSTDANKFVLWDMSDPARPVRSGTMTGNNSAVAFTPDGRTAATTRYDGTTAIWDVTDPARPVQSGPALAGHTEYALAAAFSPDGRTLATGGHDTSILLWRGPDADRALRRGPTVTGANTFAFRPDRRLVTAGADGSVTLRTASDPARPVARGPGLGGFRTRLAPDGRTLAVSDRRLAVTLWDVTDAARPVRRGPAFVTGHVPLLFSPDGRLLLTVGGEDAALWNVSDPARPVRVRPSLPDDLDAQTLVAAFSPDGRILVTGNIFDGDVDLRSMTDPARRPVRVSAGDAGFVSSVTFSPDGRVMATGRGDGTILLWDMSDPARPLRYGRSLAGVTDTSTGIGVLTSRTAVLAMAFSPDGRTLIATGQSGTIEFWDFTERSNPRRLGSQSTGSSRLAFGLGFSPDGRTVVTTDTAGSMTLWDPAPINDLYDHAVQRACAITGRGLTRTEWAHHIPGIPYRPTCS, from the coding sequence GTGGAGCGTCGCGACAACGCGGCCGCACAGGACGGGGTGCGGGACCGGATCGCCCGGCTGGTCCGTTCGACAGGGGCCGGGGCACGCCGTTGGACGCCGCCGGTGCTGATGGCGGTGCTGTGCGCCGGATCGCTGAGCCCGCTGTTGATCGCGGGAATGGGGGCGTCGGCGCTCGCCACGGTGGGGGTGGGAACGGCCGCCGCCGTGGGCGGGAACGTGCTGACCGACGTGATCAGAGGCGCCCTGGAGTGGATGCGGGGCCGCGACGCCCAGCCTTCCCGCGAGGACGTGGAGAGCGAGCTGGAACGCCGCATCGAGGAGGTGCTGCAGGCCGGCGGAGAACGCGCCGACCGGCTGCGCGCCGACATCGCCGAGGTGCTGCGGCAGGTCGGCGCGGTCGGCGCGGCCGTCGAGGCGGCGGTGGCGGCGGGCGACCGCGAGGTGCTGGACGGGCTGTCGGCCGGCCTGGCCGAGCTGGGCGGCCGGTTCGAGGAGTTCGGGTTCCTGCGGACGGAGCTGGCGTCCGGGCTGGCCGCGATCCAGGAGGACCTCGACCGGCAGGGCGCCGTGCAGCAGACGATCCTGAACCTGCTGAACCGCCAGGCCACCGACATGCGGCGGCTCCGCGAGGATGTGATCGCACGCGGCGCCCGGGACACCGGGGCACGGCCCGGCTCCGGCATGCGATGGGAGCACGGCTGCCCCTATCCGGGGCTGGTGCCGTTCACCGAGGACCGGGCCGAGGTGTTCTACGGGCGCGAGCAGACCACCGCCGAGCTGGTCGGCCTGCTGGTGCGGCGTCCGGCCGGCATCACGGTGGTGACCGGCGCGTCCGGGGCCGGCAAGTCGTCGCTGCTGCAGGCCGGGCTGCTGCCCGCGCTGGCCCGCGGCTCGCTGTCGCCGCGGTCGGCGCACTGGCCGCGCCTGACGCTCACCCCCGGCCAGGCGCCGATCTCCCGGCTGGCCGCCGCCCTGGCGGCGCTGGCCGGCGCCGACGCGACCGCCGTCCGCCGTTCCCTGACCACGGACCCGCAGGACGCGCACCTCCTCGTGGCACAGGCGGTCCGGGCGGACGCCGCACGGCGCGATCTGCCCGAACCGGGACGGCTGGTGCTGATCGTGGACCAGTTCGAGGCACTGTTCACCTCCGCCCAGGACGAGAACGCCGAGGAACAGGCGGCGTTCGTCACCGCCCTGCACGCCGCCGCCACCACCGCGACCGCCCCGGACGAGGCGCCGCCGGCGCTGGTGGTGCTCGCGGTACGGAGCGACTACGTCGACCGCTGCGCCGACTTCCCGCCGCTGGCGGAGGCGCTGGACAAGGGCCGGTTCGTGGTCGGGCCGATGGCCGACGAGGACCTGCGGCGCGCCATCACCGGCCCGGCCGACGCCGCCGGGCTGGAGATCGAACCCGGCCTGACCGACGCCATCCTGGCCGAACTGCGCTCGCCGGCCGGCGGGTACCCGGCCGGGGCGCTCCCGCTGCTGTCCCAGGCGATGCTGATGACCTGGGAGCACCGCGAGGACGGGCGGCTCACCAGCCGCGGGTACGCGCACACCGGAGGCGTCGGCGACGCCGTCGCCGCCAGCGCCGAGACCACCTACGAGGAGCTGACCGAATCCCAGCGCGAGCTCGCCGAGCGGGTGTTCCGCGAGCTGACGGTCGTCTTCGGCGACGGTCGGCTCGCCCGCCGCGCCGTCGAGCGCACCGCCCTGCGCTCGTCCCTCCCGGACGGCGCCCACGCCGACCTGGACCACGTGGTCGAGACCTTCGCCCGCCGCAGGCTCCTGCTGGTCGCCGAGACCACCGTGGAGATCTCCCACGACATCCTGCTGACCGTCTGGGACCGGTTGCGCGAATGGCTGGCGAAGGACGTGGAGGATCTCGCCCTCCACGGCAGGCTGCTGACGACCGCCGGTGAGTGGGACCACGATGGACGCGACCCGTCGTACCTGTACACCGGCGCCCGCCTCGCCGACGTCCGCGCCGCCCAGTCCCGGTGGCGCGCCGATCCCGACCGCTATCCCGCGCTGCCCGACGTGCCCCGCGAGTTCATCGCCGCGAGCGTACGCGCGGAGATCCGCAGGACCCGGCGCAGGCAGGCCGCGGTCGGCGCGCTGGCGGCGCTGCTGGCCGTCGCGGTCGCCGCCGCCGTCGTCGCCGTCCGCGCCGCCCGCACCGCCGACGAGCAGCGCAACCTCGCGGTCGCCCGGTTGCTGATCAGCGAGTCCGCGGCGCTGCGCGACAGCGACCCCCACCTGGCCCTGCAACTCGGCGTCGCCGCCGAACGGACGCACCCCGGCCCGGAGACCCGCGCCCACCTGGTCGACACCCTGGTCACCGGCCGGTACGCGGGCCGCCTCCCCGCGTCGGCCAAGGGCACCGCCGGGCTCGCGTTCTCGCCGGACGGCCGGACCCTGGCGGCCTCCGCCACCGGGACGGTGCAGTTGTGGCGCATGGACGCCTCCGGCAGGCACCGGCGGGCCGGGACGCTGCCCCTGGAGCAGCACGGCCGGGCGATCGTGCCGCTGTTCTCGCCGGACGGCCGTCTCCTGATCATCGCCAACGGGGACGAGGCGGTGATGCTATGGGACGTGTCCGACCCGGCGCGGCCGGTCCGGCGGCCCGCACCCGGTCTCGTCTACGACTCCACCGACACCATCGTGTCCACGGCCCTGTCACCGGACGGCCGGACCCTTGCCGTGGGCGACGACGAGCGCAGGGTCATCCTGTGGAACATCGCCGATCCGGCCCGCGCCACCCGGCTCGCCACGATCTCGCGTGTATGGGCCGGACGTGAGCAGGTGGATTCGCTGGCGTTTTCCCCGGACGGCCGGACGCTGGCCGCCGGCGGCGATAAGGCGGTCGTGCTCTACGACGTCTCGGATGCGGCCCGTCCCACGCCGCGTGGACGCCCGCTGGCCGCCAGTTCCCCGGTGGCGTTCCCGGCTCGCAGGCCGCTGCTGGCCACCCAGGACGTCAGCTCCACCGACGCCAACAAGTTCGTGCTGTGGGATATGAGCGATCCCGCACGACCGGTCCGGTCCGGAACGATGACCGGCAACAACAGCGCCGTGGCGTTCACCCCGGACGGCCGTACCGCCGCCACCACACGGTACGACGGCACGACCGCGATCTGGGACGTCACCGATCCGGCCCGCCCGGTCCAGTCGGGCCCCGCGCTGGCCGGGCACACCGAATACGCGCTCGCGGCGGCGTTCTCCCCGGACGGGCGGACCCTGGCCACCGGCGGGCACGACACCTCGATCCTGCTGTGGCGGGGCCCCGACGCGGACCGGGCATTGCGGCGCGGCCCGACCGTGACGGGAGCGAACACGTTCGCCTTCCGTCCCGACCGGCGCCTGGTGACCGCCGGTGCGGACGGCTCCGTCACCCTGCGCACCGCCTCCGATCCGGCCCGTCCCGTTGCGCGCGGCCCCGGCCTGGGCGGCTTCAGGACGCGCCTCGCGCCGGACGGCCGCACGCTCGCGGTGAGCGACCGGCGGCTCGCCGTCACCTTGTGGGACGTCACCGACGCCGCCCGTCCGGTGCGGCGGGGGCCTGCGTTCGTCACGGGCCACGTTCCCCTGCTGTTCTCCCCGGACGGTCGGCTCCTGCTCACGGTCGGGGGAGAGGACGCCGCGCTGTGGAACGTGTCCGACCCCGCACGTCCTGTCCGGGTCCGTCCTTCGCTGCCCGACGATCTGGACGCGCAGACGCTCGTGGCGGCGTTCTCCCCGGACGGGCGGATCCTCGTGACCGGCAACATCTTCGACGGCGACGTGGACCTCAGGAGCATGACCGACCCGGCACGGCGGCCCGTGCGGGTTTCGGCGGGGGATGCCGGGTTCGTGTCCTCGGTGACCTTCTCTCCGGACGGCCGCGTCATGGCCACCGGCCGCGGCGACGGCACGATCCTGCTGTGGGACATGTCCGATCCGGCCAGGCCCCTCCGTTACGGACGGTCCCTGGCGGGTGTCACTGACACTTCCACCGGGATCGGCGTACTTACCAGCCGTACGGCCGTTCTGGCGATGGCGTTCTCTCCGGATGGCCGCACCCTCATCGCAACCGGCCAGTCCGGGACGATCGAGTTCTGGGACTTCACCGAGAGAAGCAACCCCCGCAGGCTCGGCTCGCAATCGACGGGCTCCTCCCGGCTCGCCTTCGGCCTGGGCTTCTCCCCGGACGGCCGCACCGTCGTCACCACCGACACCGCAGGATCCATGACCCTGTGGGATCCCGCCCCGATCAACGACCTGTACGACCACGCGGTACAGCGCGCCTGCGCCATCACCGGCCGCGGTCTGACCCGCACCGAGTGGGCCCACCACATCCCCGGGATCCCCTATCGGCCGACCTGCTCCTGA
- a CDS encoding maleylpyruvate isomerase family mycothiol-dependent enzyme, with protein MIHGETDVFDDLAAEHASLETVLAALSPQMWETGSGAAGWTISDVVLHLAQTNELVVASVAGERSPFSRPEGVPLDELMDRMVAADRGAPPDQVFQRWRESAAAELEALRGCPAGTRLQWAAVPLSPRTLAATRIAEHWAHALDVTEPLGVGYPDTPRLRHIARLAQRTLPYAFAVAGEQGGPVRCELTGPDGERWEFGDADAPSVITGPAGEFCRVGARRLRPEDTSLRAEGPHAATALRVLRNYAA; from the coding sequence ATGATCCACGGGGAAACGGACGTGTTCGACGACCTCGCCGCCGAGCACGCGAGCCTGGAGACCGTGCTCGCGGCGTTGTCGCCGCAGATGTGGGAGACCGGGTCCGGCGCGGCCGGATGGACGATCAGCGACGTGGTGCTGCATCTGGCGCAGACCAACGAGCTCGTCGTGGCCAGCGTCGCCGGTGAACGGTCGCCGTTCTCCCGGCCGGAGGGCGTCCCGCTGGACGAGCTGATGGACCGCATGGTCGCCGCGGACCGCGGCGCGCCCCCCGACCAGGTCTTCCAGCGCTGGCGCGAGTCCGCCGCGGCGGAGCTGGAGGCGCTGCGCGGCTGCCCCGCCGGGACCCGCCTGCAGTGGGCGGCGGTCCCGCTGTCGCCGCGCACCCTCGCCGCCACCCGGATCGCCGAGCACTGGGCGCACGCCCTGGACGTCACCGAACCGCTCGGCGTCGGCTACCCCGACACCCCCCGCCTGCGGCACATCGCCCGGCTCGCGCAGCGCACCCTGCCGTACGCGTTCGCGGTGGCCGGCGAGCAGGGCGGCCCGGTCCGCTGCGAGCTGACCGGCCCGGACGGCGAACGCTGGGAGTTCGGCGACGCCGACGCCCCGAGCGTGATCACCGGCCCGGCGGGCGAGTTCTGCCGGGTCGGCGCCCGCCGCCTGCGCCCCGAGGACACCTCCCTGCGCGCCGAGGGCCCGCACGCCGCCACCGCCCTGCGCGTCCTCCGCAACTACGCCGCCTGA
- a CDS encoding FAD-dependent monooxygenase, protein MEHAEVLVVGAGPTGLLLAGDLAAAGVGCVVVERREEESNLSRAFAVHARTLEQLDARGLADELIATGAVVRRLRLFGETELDLSVLPGRFPYVLITPQYQTERLLEARARAYGAEFRPGTEVVALRQDPAGVDVTVRDRRGRTRRIRARYVVGADGVHSTVRRTLGLDFPGRSVVRSVMLADVRLTRTPPEVVTVNADGGGFAFLAPFGDGWYRVIAWNRRRQLPDDAPVELAEIREVVRRALGTDYGMHDPRWMSRFHSDERQVPRYRSGRVFLAGDAAHVHSPAGGMGMNTGLQDAANLGWKLAAAVHGWAPPDLLDSYHAERHPVGRTVLRASGALVRTALLGPRPLRAARGTLARAAMNVRPLVRRAAGTVSGIDIACPRPPGEHPLTGRRAPDVPLAGGRRLYEALRDGRFLLVAPPGERPRETAVVSWSDRVQVTEAGAPTRHTVLVRPDAYIAWAADHPRPVTAVQTALHRHCGAPTAPALQP, encoded by the coding sequence ATGGAGCACGCGGAGGTACTCGTCGTGGGCGCCGGGCCGACCGGGCTGCTGCTGGCCGGTGACCTGGCCGCCGCCGGAGTCGGCTGCGTCGTGGTGGAACGGCGCGAGGAGGAGTCCAACCTGTCCCGCGCGTTCGCCGTGCACGCCCGGACCCTGGAACAGCTCGACGCGCGCGGCCTGGCCGACGAGCTGATCGCCACCGGGGCGGTGGTGCGGCGGCTGCGGCTGTTCGGGGAGACGGAGCTGGACCTGTCGGTGCTGCCCGGCCGGTTCCCGTACGTGCTCATCACCCCGCAGTACCAGACCGAGCGGCTGCTGGAGGCCCGCGCCCGGGCGTACGGGGCGGAGTTCCGGCCGGGCACCGAGGTGGTCGCGCTGCGCCAGGATCCCGCGGGCGTCGACGTGACCGTGCGGGACCGGCGCGGCAGGACCCGCCGCATCCGCGCCCGCTACGTGGTGGGGGCGGACGGGGTGCACAGCACGGTGCGGCGGACGCTGGGGCTGGACTTCCCCGGGCGTTCGGTGGTGCGGTCGGTGATGCTTGCCGACGTCCGCCTGACCCGGACCCCGCCGGAGGTGGTGACCGTGAACGCCGACGGGGGTGGGTTCGCGTTCCTGGCCCCCTTCGGCGACGGCTGGTACCGGGTGATCGCCTGGAACCGCCGCCGGCAGCTCCCCGACGACGCGCCGGTCGAGCTGGCGGAGATCCGCGAGGTGGTGCGGCGGGCGCTGGGCACCGACTACGGCATGCACGACCCCCGCTGGATGTCGCGGTTCCACAGCGACGAACGGCAGGTGCCGCGCTACCGGTCCGGCCGGGTGTTCCTGGCCGGGGACGCCGCGCACGTCCACTCCCCGGCCGGCGGGATGGGCATGAACACCGGGCTGCAGGACGCCGCCAACCTCGGCTGGAAACTGGCCGCCGCGGTGCACGGCTGGGCGCCGCCCGACCTGCTGGACTCCTACCACGCCGAACGCCACCCGGTCGGCCGGACGGTGCTGCGGGCCAGCGGCGCCCTCGTCCGGACGGCCCTGCTCGGCCCGCGTCCGCTGCGGGCGGCGCGCGGCACGCTGGCCCGGGCGGCGATGAACGTCCGTCCCCTCGTGCGCCGTGCCGCGGGCACCGTGTCCGGGATCGACATCGCCTGCCCGCGCCCGCCCGGCGAGCACCCGCTGACCGGCCGGCGCGCCCCCGACGTCCCGCTCGCCGGCGGACGGCGGCTCTACGAGGCGCTCCGCGACGGCCGTTTCCTGCTGGTGGCGCCGCCCGGCGAACGCCCCCGGGAGACCGCCGTCGTCTCCTGGTCCGACCGCGTCCAGGTCACCGAGGCCGGAGCCCCCACCCGCCACACCGTCCTGGTCCGCCCCGACGCCTACATCGCCTGGGCCGCCGACCACCCCCGCCCCGTCACCGCCGTCCAGACGGCACTCCACCGCCATTGCGGCGCCCCCACCGCCCCAGCCCTCCAGCCCTGA
- a CDS encoding serine/threonine-protein kinase — protein sequence MRPLEPADPRSIGPAGRRYRVLARLGSGGMGVVYLGRSAAGRTVAIKTVHPEFAADPEFRDRFRREVTTARAVDGGFTAPVVDADPDARIPWLVTEFLPSVSLGDAVAEAGPLPVDAVWRTAAGVAEALASVHRAGVVHGDVKPSNVLLTLDGPRLIDFGVSRALEPAAATRPEAPAGSPGFMSPEQAAGARTGPAGDVFSFGSTLVYACTGTAPFGEGPWHVTMLRIQREPPRLDAVPDNGLRELVAACMDRVPERRPTAEELAERLARAVPDETVSWLPPAIVAEIGRRRRSAARPPAPIRSPKRQRALLLGAAGVGTALVIAVPVAGRYATATDPAASQAPGDRPSPTATATRAPARTLEFLLTGDVTLTSLTYTVNGRTTTLRNVRLPWRRSFAIPALPQRTTWRIEYRFPPGTVRRTVSVDGFRVQSGTYGSTGRPGADRATGVH from the coding sequence GTGCGACCCCTTGAACCCGCAGACCCCCGGAGCATCGGGCCCGCAGGCCGCCGGTACCGGGTGCTGGCGCGCCTCGGCTCCGGCGGCATGGGGGTCGTCTACCTGGGGCGGTCCGCCGCCGGACGCACCGTCGCCATCAAGACGGTGCATCCGGAGTTCGCCGCGGACCCCGAGTTCCGGGACAGGTTCCGCCGCGAGGTGACCACGGCCCGGGCGGTCGACGGCGGCTTCACCGCGCCGGTCGTCGACGCCGATCCGGACGCGCGAATCCCCTGGCTGGTGACCGAGTTCCTGCCGTCGGTCTCGCTGGGCGACGCGGTCGCCGAGGCGGGACCCCTGCCCGTGGACGCGGTGTGGCGCACGGCGGCGGGCGTCGCGGAGGCGCTGGCGTCCGTCCACCGGGCCGGAGTCGTGCACGGCGACGTGAAGCCGTCGAACGTCCTGCTGACCCTGGACGGCCCGCGGCTGATCGACTTCGGTGTCTCCCGCGCCCTGGAGCCGGCCGCGGCCACCCGCCCGGAGGCCCCGGCGGGCTCCCCGGGGTTCATGTCCCCAGAGCAGGCCGCCGGCGCCCGGACCGGCCCCGCCGGCGACGTGTTCTCGTTCGGCTCCACGCTGGTGTACGCCTGCACCGGCACCGCGCCCTTCGGCGAGGGGCCGTGGCACGTCACGATGCTCCGCATCCAGCGGGAGCCTCCCCGGCTGGACGCCGTGCCGGACAACGGGTTGCGGGAGCTCGTCGCGGCCTGCATGGACCGCGTGCCGGAGCGCCGTCCCACGGCCGAGGAACTGGCCGAACGGCTCGCCCGGGCGGTACCGGACGAGACGGTCTCCTGGCTGCCGCCCGCGATCGTCGCCGAGATCGGCAGGCGCCGCCGGAGCGCCGCCCGCCCGCCCGCGCCGATCCGGTCCCCGAAGCGCCAGCGTGCGCTGCTGCTCGGCGCCGCGGGCGTCGGCACCGCGCTCGTCATCGCCGTGCCGGTGGCGGGCCGGTACGCGACGGCCACCGATCCGGCCGCGTCCCAGGCGCCGGGGGACCGGCCCTCGCCGACGGCGACGGCCACCCGGGCGCCGGCTCGGACGCTGGAGTTCCTGCTGACCGGCGACGTCACGCTGACCTCGTTGACCTACACGGTGAACGGGCGGACGACCACGCTGCGGAACGTGCGGCTCCCGTGGCGCCGGAGTTTCGCCATACCGGCCCTGCCGCAGCGGACCACGTGGCGGATCGAGTACCGCTTCCCGCCGGGGACCGTCCGCAGGACCGTCTCGGTGGACGGCTTCAGGGTGCAGAGCGGGACGTACGGCAGCACCGGCCGGCCCGGCGCGGACCGGGCCACCGGCGTCCACTGA